The region GGCATCGAAACCGGAATCCTCGTAGCCTGCATCTTCGGATACTACTTCCTCGCTACCATCCTGCCCATCGATAAGCTTATCGGCAGACTCTACCCCTTGTTCGGCGCACTGCTGCTGGTTATGACCATCGCCCTCGCAGTTGCTCTCATGTTCAGCGGCCATGCTATCCTGCCTAACCTCGATTTCGCAGTTAACACCAGCCCCACTGACAAGCCCATCTGGCCTCTGCTCTTCATTACCCTGTCCTGCGGCGCGATCAGCGGCTTCCACGCTACCCAGTCCCCGCTTATGGCACGCTGTGTAAAGAATGAAAAAGAAGGCCGCCCGGTATTTTACGGCGCAATGATCATCGAAGGTATCATCGGCCTGATCTGGTGTACCCTTGGTCTTTCTTTCTACAATTCCCCCGAAGCACTCAACGCAGTTATCGCTGCCGGTTCTCCTTCCGCAGTTGTTTCTGAAGTTGCAAACTCCCTGCTCGGCCCCGTAGGCGGAATCTTCGCTATCATCGCAGTTGTAATCCTGCCCATCACCAGTGGTGATACCGCTTTCCGCTCCACACGTCTCATCGTAGCGGAAACATTCAAAATGGATCAGGGTCCCGCTATCAAGCGCCTGCTGATCGCAGTTCCCCTGTTCGCATTGGGTTATGTTATCTCCACCCAGAACTTCTCCGCAATCTGGAGATACTTCGGTTTCTCCAACCAGTGCCTGTCCATGCTGGTTCTCTGGACCTCAGCAGTTTACCTCGCACAGAAAGCAAAACTGCACTGGATTGCAACCATCCCCGCAACC is a window of Maridesulfovibrio sp. DNA encoding:
- a CDS encoding carbon starvation protein A gives rise to the protein MLFFFACVAALIVGYMIYGKFVDNVFAPDANRTTPAYAMRDDVDYMPMPMWKLMFIQVLDIAGIGPIFGPILGALYGPIALLWIVFGCIFAGAVHDYFSGMLSIRNNGASVPELVGEYLGMTARQVMRVFAFVLLMLVGVVFVLAPAKLLTGLTGIETGILVACIFGYYFLATILPIDKLIGRLYPLFGALLLVMTIALAVALMFSGHAILPNLDFAVNTSPTDKPIWPLLFITLSCGAISGFHATQSPLMARCVKNEKEGRPVFYGAMIIEGIIGLIWCTLGLSFYNSPEALNAVIAAGSPSAVVSEVANSLLGPVGGIFAIIAVVILPITSGDTAFRSTRLIVAETFKMDQGPAIKRLLIAVPLFALGYVISTQNFSAIWRYFGFSNQCLSMLVLWTSAVYLAQKAKLHWIATIPATFMTAVVATFICQAKIGFGLDMNISIMIGIAAAVLAFALFMIKYARPKAAVEVN